In Apus apus isolate bApuApu2 chromosome 5, bApuApu2.pri.cur, whole genome shotgun sequence, the following are encoded in one genomic region:
- the FKBP3 gene encoding peptidyl-prolyl cis-trans isomerase FKBP3 — protein sequence MAAAAGPAQPWSAEELRSEALPKKDIIKFLQEHAAQAFLAEHKLLGQVKNVAKTANKEQLIAAYTQLFLTQRFKGTEGAGQAAEKAKPAKAEEAKAGKAARPEEAAEEGPPKYTKSILKKGDKTNFPKKGDTVHCWYTGKLQDGTVFDTNIQTSSKKKKAAKPLSFKVGVGKVIRGWDEALLTMSKGEKAQLEIEPEWAYGKKGQPDAKIPPNAKLFFEVELVDIE from the exons atggcggcggcggcgggcccggcgcAGCCCTGGAGCGCGGAGGAGCTGCGGAGCGAGGCGCTGCCCAAGAAGGACATCATCAAGTTCCTGCAGGAGCACGCGGCGCaggcg TTCCTGGCGGAGCACaagctgctggggcaggtgaAGAACGTGGCCAAGACGGCGAACAAGGAGCAGCTGATCGCGGCCTACACGCAGCTCTTCCTGACGCag CGCTTCAAGGGCACGGAGGGCGCCGGGCAGGCGGCGGAGAAGGCGAAGCCCGCTAAGGCGGAGGAGGCCAAGGCGGGGAAGGCGGCGAGGCCCGAGGAGGCCGCGGAGGAG GGGCCGCCGAAGTACACGAAATCGATTTTGAAGAAGGGTGATAAAACCAACTTTCCAAAGAAAGGAGACACTGTTCATTGCTGGTACACAGGAAAGCTACAGGATGGAACAGTCTTCGACACCAATATCCAAACAA GttcaaagaagaagaaagcagccaAACCTTTGAGTTTCAAAGTTGGTGTAGGAAAAGTAATCAGAGGT tggGATGAAGCTCTCTTAACAATGAGTAAAGGGGAGAAGGCCCAGCTGGAAATAGAACCTGAGTGGGCATATGGCAAGAAGGGGCAGCCCGATGCCAA GATTCCACCAAATGCAAAACTTTTCTTTGAAGTGGAATTGGTGGATATTGAATGA
- the PRPF39 gene encoding pre-mRNA-processing factor 39, translating into MDLGTAASRPEGPAGAGLAAHARGRRAGGACAGSRAPAQCGAAEARAAGGGRAGGPAAGSGITSAMENTDNAEVEKPTVSNDSTDNRAETAAEEQQMDFSTEIMSVTEMEQSPDSSPDLNEENMQESEIPNIESLQTTDIDACFPPDFDKFWKVVEDNPQDFTGWVYLLQYVEQENHLPAARKAFDRFFTHYPYCYGYWKKYADLEKRHDNVKQSDEVYRRGLQAIPLSVDLWIHYINFLKETLDPADPETNSTIRGAYEHAVLAAGTDFRSDRLWEMYINWEDEQGNLREVTSIYDRILGIPTQLYSHHFQRFKEHIQNNLPRDFLTTEQFVQLRRELASVNGHSGEDAQPGGDLPSGTEDITDPAKLITEIENMRHRIIEIHQEIFNHNEHEVSKRWTFEEAIKRPYFHVKPLEKIQLKNWKEYLEFEIENGTHERVVVLFERCVISCALYEDFWIKYAKYMENHSIEGVRHVYSRACTIHLPKKPMVHMLWAAFEEQQGNIDEARRILKTFEECVLGLAMIRLRRVSLERRHGNMEEAEHLLEDAVRNAKSISEASFYAIKLARHLFKVQKNLPKARKVLSEAIELDKENTKLYLNLLEMEYSGDLKQNEENILSCFDKAVNGALSIKMRITFSQRKVEFLEDFGSDVNKLLDAYDEHEALLKEQDSLKRRAENGSEEPDEKKMLTDDPSLASAQMMDGDMQVNQAAYNYNAWYQYNYQNAWNYGQYYHPT; encoded by the exons ATGGATCTCGGTACCGCGGCCTCCCGCCCTGAGGGGCCGGCCGGGGCGGGGCTGGCTGCGCAtgcgcggggccggcgggctGGGGGCGCATGCGCGGGGTCCCGCGCGCCTGCGCAGTGCGGGGCGGCGGAGGcccgggcggcgggaggcgggcgggcaggcggCCCCGCGGCAG GATCTGGTATCACCTCAGCCATGGAGAACACAGATAATGCAGAGGTGGAGAAGCCGACTGTGAGCAATGACAGCACGGACAATCGTGCcgaaacagcagcagaggaacagcagaTGGACTTCAGTACAGAGATCATGAGTGTGACTGAGATGGAGCAGTCACCTGATAGTTCCCCTGACTTGAACGAAGAGAACATGCAGGAGAGTGAAATTCCAAATATTGAGAGTTTACAGACAACAGACATTGACGCTTGCTTCCCTCCAGATTTTGACAAGTTCTGGAAAGTCGTAGAGGACAATCCCCAGGATTTCACAGGATGGGTATATCTACTGCAGTATGTAGAGCAGGAG AACCACTTACCAGCTGCCAGGAAAGCATTTGACAGGTTTTTCACGCATTATCCATATTGCTATGGATACTGGAAAAAGTATGCGGACCTGGAGAAGCGGCACGACAACGTGAAGCAGTCTGATGAG GTTTATCGCAGAGGGCTGCAGGCAATTCCTCTTAGTGTTGATCTTTGGATACATTATATAAACTTTTTAAAGGAGACCTTGGACCCTGCGGATCCGGAAACTAACAGTACTATTCGAGG agCCTATGAACATGCAGTTTTAGCTGCTGGGACAGATTTCCGTTCTGACAGACTATGGGAAATGTATATCAACTGGGAAGATGAACAGGGAAACCTAAGGGAAGTTACATCCATCTATGACCGCATCCTTGGAATTCCCACACAACTCTACAGCCATCATTTCCAGAG GTTTAAAGAACACATTCAGAACAACTTGCCTCGAGACTTCCTGACCACGGAGCAGTTTGTTCAGCTGCGCAGGGAGCTGGCCTCTGTGAACGGGCACAGCGGGGAGGATGCGCAGCCTGGAGGCGACCTGCCCTCTGGGACTGAAGATATAACTGACCCTGCCAAG CTAATCACTGAGATAGAGAACATGAGGCACAGAATCATTGAGATTCATCAAGAAATATTCAACCACAATGAACATGAAGTCAGCAAGAGGTGGACGTTTGAAGAAGCG ATAAAGAGGCCTTACTTCCACGTAAAACCTCTGGagaaaattcagctgaaaaactgGAAAGAGTACTTAGAATTTGAGATAGAAAATGGCACTCATGAGCGAGTTGTGGTCCTCTTTGAAAGATGTGTTATTTCATGTGCCCTCTATGAGGACTTCTGGATTAAG TATGCCAAATACATGGAGAATCATAGTATTGAAGGAGTGAGGCATGTCTACAGCAGGGCTTGCACAATACACCTTCCTAAGAAACCCATGGTTCACATGCTGTGGGCTGCCtttgaggagcagcagg GCAACATCGACGAAGCCAGAAGGATCTTGAAAACCTTTGAGGAGtgtgtgctggggctggcaATGATCCGGCTGCGCAGGGTGAGCCTGGAGCGCAGGCACGGCAACATGGAAGAGGCGGAACACCTGCTGGAAGATGCTGTCAGGAACGCCAAGTCCATCAGCGAGGCGTCCTTCTATGCCATCAAATTAGCTCGGCACCTCTTCAAAGTGCAGAAAAATCTTCCAAAGGCAAGAAAAGTGCTGTCAGAAGCCATAGAACTTGACAAA GAAAACACCAAACTGTACCTTAACTTACTTGAAATGGAATACAGTGGGGACCTCAAGCAAAACGAGGAGAACATCTTGAGCTGCTTTGATAAAGCTGTCAATGGCGCCTTGTCCATCAAAATGAGGATTACCTTTTCTCAGCGGAAAGTGGAGTTTCTGGAGGATTTTGGTTCTGATGTAAACAA GCTTCTGGATGCCTATGATGAACATGAAGCTCTTCTGAAGGAGCAGGATTCTCTaaaaaggagagcagagaaCGG ATCAGAAGAGccagatgaaaagaaaatgctcaCAGACGACCCGAGCTTGGCCTCAGCCCAGATGATGGATGGAGACATGCAGGTCAATCAGGCAGCCTATAATTACAACGCCTGGTACCAG TACAATTACCAGAACGCCTGGAATTACGGACAGTATTACCATCCGACTTGA